TTGAGCAGATTCTTCTCATTATTGCAGTGAACGCCAGGGACGCGATGTCTGATGGGGGCACATTAACATTTGATACAAGTGAAGTCGAACTGCGGCTGAAATCAACATCACTCAGTCCGGAACTCTTTAACGGAAACTACATTGTAGTGAAGGTAACCGACACCGGCACCGGCATGGATGAAAAAACAAAAAGCAGAGTTTTCGAGCCTTTCTTTACCACAAAGAAGAAAGGCAAGGGAACCGGGCTGGGTATGGCTACCGCCTACGGCATACTCAAACAGCACGGCGGGACAATTCAGGTGGAAACAGAACCAGGGAAAGGTTCCTCCTTTATTATCTATATTCCCAGATGTTTCGAGGCTGAAACACCTGTTTTGTCAAGCCATAAACATTCCCGGACAGATGCAGCCCTGTGCAATGCTTCAATTCTTCTGGTAGAAGATGAACTGATAGTGCGCTCACCAATCAGCAGATTTCTTACGAGTAAGGGTCTCAGGGTAACGGAAGCAGAGAATGGCAAAATGGCACTTGATATGGTGGTAAAAAACGCCGGCAAATTTGATCTGCTCATCACTGACTTGATCATGCCTGAAATGAACGGTAAGGAACTGTACGAGAAAATCTCATCGATGATCCCGGGAATCAGGGTGATTTATATGTCAGGATATCCCGATGACATACTCGTTGACAAAGGGGTTCTCGATAACAATGTCAACTTTCTGCACAAACCGTTCTCTATGGAGTTGCTCTGGAATACGATTCAGCACGCATTGAAGGACCAGAAATTAACTGAGGGGCGGTTCTTATGAGAGCCACCCCCTTTTTCCAATCACCTCAGCGCCCTTCCTTCCAGGAATCAGAAGCCTGTAAATTTCCATCCACATACGACCAGGTTATCTTCTGGTAACGCATCTGTACTTCCTCAAGATGGACATATCTCTCTTTGGAAGGATCTTTGACATTGTGCATCACTGGCTTGACAGAGCAGATCTTCACTCCCTGAAGCCTGTGATTGAAGTACTCCGTCTCTGTCCCGGTATCATCGATACGGTACCATTTGATCTCCACCTCGGAAAAAGTCTGTCCCTCACAAACCGCCTTATAAAGGTAAGGTGACGATGCGTCGAAGGATTTGACAATCTTTATGGCTTCATGCTTTCTTGTTCCTGTCAATTTTCCGGAATCCGGGTCCGTAGGAATCCTGACCTCATGATCAAATGCCAGTACCTCTACGCTCTTCTCTCTTCCGGCCACGTCAACAGAACCCTCTACCGCATTACCCGCATCATCTTTGAGCCACATATAAGCTGGAATGGGCATAAAGCACTCCTTTCATCCATATTGGCGTTTATTCTGAA
The sequence above is a segment of the Fibrobacter sp. genome. Coding sequences within it:
- a CDS encoding Hcp family type VI secretion system effector, which gives rise to MPIPAYMWLKDDAGNAVEGSVDVAGREKSVEVLAFDHEVRIPTDPDSGKLTGTRKHEAIKIVKSFDASSPYLYKAVCEGQTFSEVEIKWYRIDDTGTETEYFNHRLQGVKICSVKPVMHNVKDPSKERYVHLEEVQMRYQKITWSYVDGNLQASDSWKEGR